AGGAGTGGGATTCCAGTATGGAGATTATGATATAGACAGAATAGCAGCAGGAAGAGGAATAACTGAAACAAGAAATTATTCATCAAACTATAATGATATGACATATGATATCTATCTAAATGGAAGATATTCCAACCCAATAGGAGATAATCTATTTCTTGAACCATATGGAACACTTTCATATACATACATAGATCAGGATGGAGCAGATGAGGGAAACAAAGCTCTGGCTATAGAAACAGATTCAAAATCATTTGACTATACATCAGCTAAAGTAGGAGTAGACCTTAAAAAAGTAATACCACATGAAAAAGGAAAGAGTACACTGACAGCAGGAGTAAGCTATACAAGAATATTAGATGGAGCAGATGAGGAACATATCAAAGGAAGATTTAAAAGTGGAAGGGACTTTGATATCTTAGTTGCTCATAAAAATGAACATAGCATAGGACTGAATGCAAAATATGCTCTTGAACTTGAAAATGGAGTACTTTTTGATGTAAAGGGAACTTATGCAGTGGAAAGAGAATCAAATAATAATTCAGGAAAAAATAAAACAAAAGGTGAATGGATAGTAGGAGCAGGATTGGGGTATAAGTTTTAATTCCATATAAAAAATTATTTCAACAAAACAGTAAAATTCAGAGTATCTAAAAATATTTACTCTATTTTAAAAATTAATAAGGATTGATTTCTGTGACCTACAGGAGTCAGTCCTTTTATATTTCATATTTTAAGCAGAAATATATTTCCAGATTTAATATATAAAAAAAACTTATTATAAAATTTTTAGAATATAAAAAGGGAAAAAATTTTATAGAGGACTTTGTATAGATTTATGATATAATATGAAATGGAAAATAATTTGAGTTATGGAGGAGAAAAAATGAAGAAAGCTGTACTTTTGGATGTAAGTGCAATAATGTATAGAGCATATTTTGCAAACATGAATTTTAGAACTAAAAATGAACCTACAGGGGCAGTATATGGTTTTACTAATACACTTTTAAGTATAATAAAAGAGTTCTCCCCTGATTATATAGGAGCAGCTTTTGATGTAAAGAGAGCTTCTCTGAAAAGAAGTGAAATATACAGTGAATATAAAGCACAAAGAGATGCAGTACCTGAAGATCTTCTTTTGCAGATACCAAGAATAGAAGAATTATTAGATGGATTTAATATAAATAGATTTAAAATAGATGGATATGAAGCTGATGATGTAATAGGAACACTTTCTCAGAAGCTGTCAAAAGAGGGAATAGAAGTAATTGTAGTTACAGGAGATAAAGATTTAGCTCAAATACTTGATAAAAATGTAAAAATAGCTCTTCTTGGTAAAGGAGAAGGTGGAGATAAATTTAAAATACTGGAAACAGATGAAGATGTTGTAGAATATTTGGGAGTAACTTCTAAAATGATTCCGGATTTTTTTGGCTTAATAGGAGATTCAAGTGACGGAATACCAGGAGTTAGGAAAATAGGACCAAAAAAAGCTGTTCCTATGCTTGAAAAGTATAAAAATTTAGAAGGAGTTTATGAAAACATAGACAAATTAACTGAAATACCAGGAATAGGAAAATCCCTTATAACAAATATGAAAGAAGATAAAGAAATAGCTTTTATGAGCAGAAAACTTGCTGTTATAGAAAAAGATATTCCATTAGACTGTAAAATAGATGATTTAAAATATTCTCTGGATAATAAAAAACTTTTGAATTTGTTTAAAACATTGAAATTTAGAGTGTTAGTAAAAAAAATGGGATTGGAGTCAGCAGCACCACCAGTTGAAGAAAAAATACCTGAATCTAGCAATCTCCAGATGGGGTTATTTGCAACTTCTTCTGTGGAGGAAAGGGAAACCGTTGCACCAGTATCAAAAGATAGAAATTTTATGATAGTGGATGATGAAGAAAAATTTAAACAATTCAGTGATAAATTAGCAAAAGAGAAGAGATTATCTTTCTTTTATTCAGAAACAGGATTTGCTGTAAGTTCTTTAAAAGATGATTTTTATATTCCATTAGGACATACACCACTGTTTCATAAAAATCTTGATTTAAGTAAAATAAAGGAATTCTTTAGAAATTCTGATTCTGCATTTATAACATATAATTTTAAACCTTTATTAAATGAGGGTATAGAAATAAAAAATATGGATATGGATTTAATGATAGCATATCATTTAATTTCTTCTCAAACTAAAGAAGGAGTGGAAATCCCTCTTGAGCAGCTATCAGGAATAGATATACCATCATATTCGGAAAAGTTTGGAAAAGAAGCTCCAGGTAATCTTTCTACTGAAGAATATGGAAAGTTTCTTGCAGAAAGAAGCAAAGGAATAATGGAAACTTATGGTATAGCAATGGAAGAGATTAAAGGAAAAAATCTTTTTGATGTGCTTAAAAAAATAGAAATGCCTCTTATAAAAGTACTTTCTGCAATGGAAAGAAGAGGAATAAAAATAGATCCAGTATATTTTGCTAAATATGAAAAAGAGCTGGAGACATTATTAAATGACCTTCAAAAGAAAATATTTGAGATAGCAGGAGAAGAATTTAACTTAAATTCTCCTAAACAACTGGCAGAGGTTTTATTTTTTAAATTAAATTTAGACCCTGTGAAGAAAACAAAAACAGGGCTTTCTACTGATGAAGAAGTGCTGGAAAAATTGAAAAATGATGGAATAGAAATAGCTATATATATACTAGAATACAGAAAATATGCAAAACTGAAAAATACATATGTAGATGCTCTTCCTAAACTGGCAGACAGTAAGGACAGGCTTCATACAACATTTAATCAAATAGGAACTACAACTGGAAGACTTTCATCATCTAATCCAAATCTTCAAAACATACCTGTAAAAACAGATGAAGGAATGAAGATAAGACAGGGATTTATAGCTGATGAAGGAAATGTTCTTATGGGAATAGATTATTCACAGATAGAACTTAGAGTTCTGGCTGAGCTATCAAAAGATAAAAATCTTATAGCTGCTTATAAAAACAACGAAGATCTTCATAGAGTAACTGCAAAAAAAATATTTGAACTTGAAGATGGACAGGAAGTAAGCCGTGAACAGAGAATAATTGCCAAAACTATAAATTTCAGTATAATATATGGAAAAACAGCTTTTGGATTATCTAAGGAATTAGGAATCACTCAAAAAGAAGCTAATGATTATATTAACAGATATTTTGAACAGTATCCCAAAGTAAAGGATTTTGAAAGATCAATAATTGATTATGCTGAAAAAAATGGATATACAGAAACATATTTTGGCAGAAGAAGAATAATAGAAGGAATCATTTCTAAAAATAAAAATATAAAAAATCAGGCTGAAAGAATGGCTGTAAATAGTGTAATTCAAGGAACTGCTGCTGAAATACTGAAAAAGGTCATGATTGAGATATTTAAAGTTATAGAAAATAAAGAGGATATCTCTCTTTTATTGCA
This Fusobacterium sp. DNA region includes the following protein-coding sequences:
- the polA gene encoding DNA polymerase I, with the translated sequence MKKAVLLDVSAIMYRAYFANMNFRTKNEPTGAVYGFTNTLLSIIKEFSPDYIGAAFDVKRASLKRSEIYSEYKAQRDAVPEDLLLQIPRIEELLDGFNINRFKIDGYEADDVIGTLSQKLSKEGIEVIVVTGDKDLAQILDKNVKIALLGKGEGGDKFKILETDEDVVEYLGVTSKMIPDFFGLIGDSSDGIPGVRKIGPKKAVPMLEKYKNLEGVYENIDKLTEIPGIGKSLITNMKEDKEIAFMSRKLAVIEKDIPLDCKIDDLKYSLDNKKLLNLFKTLKFRVLVKKMGLESAAPPVEEKIPESSNLQMGLFATSSVEERETVAPVSKDRNFMIVDDEEKFKQFSDKLAKEKRLSFFYSETGFAVSSLKDDFYIPLGHTPLFHKNLDLSKIKEFFRNSDSAFITYNFKPLLNEGIEIKNMDMDLMIAYHLISSQTKEGVEIPLEQLSGIDIPSYSEKFGKEAPGNLSTEEYGKFLAERSKGIMETYGIAMEEIKGKNLFDVLKKIEMPLIKVLSAMERRGIKIDPVYFAKYEKELETLLNDLQKKIFEIAGEEFNLNSPKQLAEVLFFKLNLDPVKKTKTGLSTDEEVLEKLKNDGIEIAIYILEYRKYAKLKNTYVDALPKLADSKDRLHTTFNQIGTTTGRLSSSNPNLQNIPVKTDEGMKIRQGFIADEGNVLMGIDYSQIELRVLAELSKDKNLIAAYKNNEDLHRVTAKKIFELEDGQEVSREQRIIAKTINFSIIYGKTAFGLSKELGITQKEANDYINRYFEQYPKVKDFERSIIDYAEKNGYTETYFGRRRIIEGIISKNKNIKNQAERMAVNSVIQGTAAEILKKVMIEIFKVIENKEDISLLLQVHDELIFEIKEEKIEEYRTIIENIMRNSVKFDDVVLDINTNIGKNWAETK
- a CDS encoding autotransporter outer membrane beta-barrel domain-containing protein, with protein sequence GVGFQYGDYDIDRIAAGRGITETRNYSSNYNDMTYDIYLNGRYSNPIGDNLFLEPYGTLSYTYIDQDGADEGNKALAIETDSKSFDYTSAKVGVDLKKVIPHEKGKSTLTAGVSYTRILDGADEEHIKGRFKSGRDFDILVAHKNEHSIGLNAKYALELENGVLFDVKGTYAVERESNNNSGKNKTKGEWIVGAGLGYKF